CTTCAGTGATCATGGATTTCACCTGTTCGGTGTGAGAGATCAGACCTACCGACCTCTTGTCATTGGTCAGCTCGTAGAGCGTCTCAAGCGCCGTGTTCAGAGTGTCTTCGTCCAAGGTCCCGAAACCTTCGTCGATGAAAATCGCGTCCAGCTTGATGCCGCCGCTGTTCTGCTGAACAACATCGGAGAGACCGAGAGCCAGGGCGAGTGACGCCTGAAAACCTTCGCCGCCGGACAGCGTCTTGGTCGGACGCGGCTTTTCCGTGTTGGCGTCGAAGACGGCGATATCGAGCCCTCGCTTTTGCCGCCCGCCAACAACATCGTCTGGCCGAAGGAGCTGGTACCTTCCACCCGTCATCGGCCCAAGCCTTTGATTGGCGGCGACCAGAACCTCGTCGAACATTGCCGCGATGGCGAAATCGGGGAGCCGAACCTTCCGATCGTTGTTGCCGTTGACCAGGTCCGATAGCCCGCCGACTGGGCCGTATTTCGCCTCGAGGGCAGAGATGCGGGTGGAGAGTGCTTGCACCTTCCGGTGCGTCTCGAGCTTCGCCTCCAGGTCGCGTTTGCTACGTGTCAGGGTCTGCTGACTACTTTCCAGCTTCGACTGCGCGGAATCTTTGGCGGCCGCCAGTGCCTCAATGTCTGGGGAGCTTTTGTCGCCGATCTCTTTTGCCAATCTCTCAAGCTGAGCTTTGTTGGCCGCTACGCGCTGGTTGTACGAGTTGATCTGCTCCTCGAGCAGCTCGCACTGCGGCACGTCAGTCTTTGCAAACTCAAAACTGGTCTCATCCAGTCCGGCCGCGCTAAGCCGCTCGACAAATTCAGCCTTGGCGTTGGAGAACGCCAGCTCCGTTCGGTCTGTACTCGCTGCAGCGCCCGTGACCCCTTCCTCGGCGCCGCTTAGTTCGATCGCAGCAGTCTTTTCGTCGTTCACGGCCTTGTCATGGGCAGCAACCAGTTCGTCCCGTTTGGCAACCGCAGCCCGCAGCGCTTTTTCCAAACCGTCTCCCTGTCGCCAATTTTCGGGCACCTCTCGAAGAACGGTCTCGTAGGAAGTATTTGCTCGCGTCTCAGCGTCCCGGGCCTCCGAGAGTTCTTGACGTGTCCGCTCATAGCGAGAGTTTGCCTCCTCGAAGGACACTTCAGCCGCGGCAATCTTGTCTTCGAGATCGGCAAATCTGGTGTCTGATTCCAAGGTGGCTTTTTTGCCACGTGCTTCCGCCAGGGCGGGATCAAGGCTCTGTCGGTCCCGCTCTGGGCGATCGAGGGCGTCGAGTTCTGTCTGTTTTTCAGTTAGCGTGGACTTCGCCGCAGCAAATGCCGTCCTTGCTTCCACCTCATCACGCTCTGCGGCGCGAAGGTCTTGTGTCGCTCTTTCAAATTGATCGTGACGACCTTGACTCTCCGGATCACCGGTTGCCGGATCGGGGTGATCCCGCGAACCACAGGCAGGACAAGGTTCCCCTGGAAGCAGTTTCCTGGCCACGTGAAGAGCCTGTATGTCGGTCAGATCCTGTTCGGCGCGTTCCAACGCGACCTTGCAGGCATCAAGATGGCCGCTCCGCTCTTTATGCTCATTCTCCAGCCGTTCGACTTCGCCCGCCTGCAGATCGCGCCGGGACTTGGCAATCTCAAACCGAGACAGTGCCTCGGCCTCGCGTTCCAGCATGGACAGAGCACTTCCTGCCTCGTGAACGGCGCGCGCTTGGGCCGGTTGCTCCTTCTGGAGGTTGCGGAGTGCCGCAAGAGCCTGGTCGCCATCCTTCCGTTTGCCTTCCGCTGCCTCCTGTTTCTCAGCTGCCGATTTGGTCTTCGCTTTCACTGCCTCCAGGACCGCGAGCAGATTGCGAGCTTGGCCGAGCGTCCTTTCGAAGCGCTCCAGTTCCTGCACCCGCGCGAGGGCTGCATCACGGTCTTCCTTCTGTCGGTCGGTCCGAGCGAGCGCCTCCTTGGCCGAAGTGAATGCTGACCGGGCGGATGTCAGAGCGTCTTTCGCCATTGCGTGTCTAGTCTGAGAGGCTTTTGCCTCCTCGCCCGCGGATCGCATCGCAGCCTCGGCGACCAATACAGTCTGTGCAGCCCGGGCCTTGGTCAGGCGCGACTTGCTCTCCTTGATCGTTTCGGCTTCGGAGAGGAGGGTGGACTCCTCATCCTTGGCCAAAGCCCGCGCCGCGAACTTTTCAGCTAGCCTCTCTCCCGCGGACAGTGCCTTTTGACATAATAGCAACGTCTCTATCTCGGATTTCACGGTCCCTTCGAGGGTCGCGATCTCCTCGCTCATCGCGCGGATCGCCTCGACCAAGTCTTCCTCGGTCTGATCGCCCAGATGCGTTTCGCGGCGGACGCGTTCCTCGGTGATCTCACGGTACAGCGCCGTGGCATCACGTTTGATGCGTTCGACAAAACTCTCATAGAGGCGAACATCGAAAAGGCGCTTGAGGATTGGCGAGCGCTCGTCGTTTGTCGCTGTCAGGATCTTTCGGAAGTCTCCTTGGGGTAGCAAAACGATCTGACGAAACTGTGCAGCGTTGTAGCCGAGAAGCGTCTCGATCTCGGCATCGACCTTGTTGACCTGTTTCTCGGCGATGACTTCGCCGTCCTTGCCTCCAGCGATCTCTTCCAGCGACATACCGGTCGCCCGGAACAGGTATGCCTGGTGCGGTTCGGTCGTGGTACCCGATCCACGGCGAGCCGCCCTCTCTTGCTTCGGGATGCGTCTCACGACGTAGCGTTCGTTTCCGAGATCGAAGACGAGCTCGACCTCCGTACTATCCGTCGCGTGGGCATGGTGGCACACCATGTCCTCGGCCGAGCGCTCGGCTCCCGACGACTGTCCGAACAGTGCGAAGGAGATACCGTCAAAAACCGTCGTCTTGCCGGCGCCAGTCTCCCCGTAGATGCCGAAAATTCCCGCATCGAGGGCGGCGGTAAAGTCGACGACCTCGGTTCCGGCATAGGGACCGAACGCAGTCATCTTCAATCGGATCGGCCTCATGACATGTCCTCCAGCGCCGGTCGGTCGAGAACAGTTTTGACAACTTCCGTCTCTCTCTCGGTGACGTCTTCACCACGGACGTAAGTCAGGAACTCACCGATGACGCCGACGGGATCGTCGAGTTTTGACAGTGCACGCCCGGCGCTACTCATCACCAGGTCCTGCCTTCTCTCCCGCAGAGTCTGTAGGATGTTCGGGTAGTGTGGTCTCAGCTGGGCAGCGGGCTCGATCAATGCGCCCTCATCCAAGAGGATCGCTCGGATGTAGTCCTCGCTTGGGTTGGCTTTGGCGTCCGCAACAAGTCCGTCCAAAAGTCCCCTCACCTCGCGAACCGGTCTCAAGGGCTTGAAGTCCACGGCTCGTAGATCGACCACCTGACCGCTTCCATCGAGATCGAAGACTGTCATCGACTTCGTCGTACCAGCCTCGTCGAAACCGAACGCCAGAGGAGAGCCGCTGTAACGGATTGTATTTGCACCCGCCGTTTGCGGGCGATGGAGGTGACCGAGAGCCACGTAATGCGCGCCGTCGAAAATGCCGGCAGACACGGTCTCGACAGCTCCAACCGAAAGCCGACGCTCACTCTCCGTCGGCTGGCAGTTCGTCACGAATGCATGGGCCACGACGATCCAACGAGCTCCCTCAGGCACGTGCGCCTTTGCCGCTTCTATCTGTGCCCGCAGCACATCCTCCGGCGACCGGATGCCCTCTATGTCAAAGGCACGCCGCGCAGCGTAAATCTCGCCATAGGGAAGCGCCGAGATTGCGGCCTTGCCATGACTGTCCTCGAGGATCAGGGGAACCTCGTTCCGCTCGATCGGCCCACGGACGAGAATCCGGCGGCGATCAAAAAGCTTGGACGCCGTACCGAGCCGCTGACCGGAGTCGTGGTTGCCCGCAATCACGACGATCGCCGCTTCGGTCTCCTCGTGGACACGCTCCAGGAAGTCGCTGTAGAGCTTCATCGCAGTCTCGGACGGGGACGCTTTGTCGTAGACGTCACCGGCGATCAGCAGGAGTTCCACTGCCTCGTCGACCACCGTCCGGAACACCTGGTCGAGAACGTGCGCCTGGTCTTCGTGCAAGGACACGCCCCTCAGGGTCTTTCCCAGATGCCAGTCTGCGGTGTGAAGAACTCTCATTTCGATACCATTATTTTTTATACGTATATTTTTAATATGGACAAAGCGAAGGAGTCAAGATAGTTTTCGGCATGGCCTTTGACGACTTAAAACACGCGCAGAAGGAGCGGCTGGAGTACCTCGACCGCCTGCTCTTTTGGGACGGGACGGCGACGCGCGGATCGCTCATTGAGCGATTCCGAATCTCGAACCCGCAGGCCGCGCTGGACTTTAGAACCTATTTGCGGGCCGCCAAACCCGAGGCGTTGAAGTATGACGCCTCAACAAAGAAGTACCAAACGACAGAGCGGTTCTCGCGGCTTACCGGGCGGGCAACGACGGACGAACTCGAAGAGCTGCTGCTTGGAAAGAAGCGTGCTGTCTACGACGTATTGCCAGACCTTCAGCGAACGCAGAACGTTCGTGCT
The genomic region above belongs to Aquicoccus sp. G2-2 and contains:
- a CDS encoding SMC family ATPase, producing MRPIRLKMTAFGPYAGTEVVDFTAALDAGIFGIYGETGAGKTTVFDGISFALFGQSSGAERSAEDMVCHHAHATDSTEVELVFDLGNERYVVRRIPKQERAARRGSGTTTEPHQAYLFRATGMSLEEIAGGKDGEVIAEKQVNKVDAEIETLLGYNAAQFRQIVLLPQGDFRKILTATNDERSPILKRLFDVRLYESFVERIKRDATALYREITEERVRRETHLGDQTEEDLVEAIRAMSEEIATLEGTVKSEIETLLLCQKALSAGERLAEKFAARALAKDEESTLLSEAETIKESKSRLTKARAAQTVLVAEAAMRSAGEEAKASQTRHAMAKDALTSARSAFTSAKEALARTDRQKEDRDAALARVQELERFERTLGQARNLLAVLEAVKAKTKSAAEKQEAAEGKRKDGDQALAALRNLQKEQPAQARAVHEAGSALSMLEREAEALSRFEIAKSRRDLQAGEVERLENEHKERSGHLDACKVALERAEQDLTDIQALHVARKLLPGEPCPACGSRDHPDPATGDPESQGRHDQFERATQDLRAAERDEVEARTAFAAAKSTLTEKQTELDALDRPERDRQSLDPALAEARGKKATLESDTRFADLEDKIAAAEVSFEEANSRYERTRQELSEARDAETRANTSYETVLREVPENWRQGDGLEKALRAAVAKRDELVAAHDKAVNDEKTAAIELSGAEEGVTGAAASTDRTELAFSNAKAEFVERLSAAGLDETSFEFAKTDVPQCELLEEQINSYNQRVAANKAQLERLAKEIGDKSSPDIEALAAAKDSAQSKLESSQQTLTRSKRDLEAKLETHRKVQALSTRISALEAKYGPVGGLSDLVNGNNDRKVRLPDFAIAAMFDEVLVAANQRLGPMTGGRYQLLRPDDVVGGRQKRGLDIAVFDANTEKPRPTKTLSGGEGFQASLALALGLSDVVQQNSGGIKLDAIFIDEGFGTLDEDTLNTALETLYELTNDKRSVGLISHTEQVKSMITEGFDIEVTPSGSHIRPRRSAA
- a CDS encoding exonuclease SbcCD subunit D, which codes for MRVLHTADWHLGKTLRGVSLHEDQAHVLDQVFRTVVDEAVELLLIAGDVYDKASPSETAMKLYSDFLERVHEETEAAIVVIAGNHDSGQRLGTASKLFDRRRILVRGPIERNEVPLILEDSHGKAAISALPYGEIYAARRAFDIEGIRSPEDVLRAQIEAAKAHVPEGARWIVVAHAFVTNCQPTESERRLSVGAVETVSAGIFDGAHYVALGHLHRPQTAGANTIRYSGSPLAFGFDEAGTTKSMTVFDLDGSGQVVDLRAVDFKPLRPVREVRGLLDGLVADAKANPSEDYIRAILLDEGALIEPAAQLRPHYPNILQTLRERRQDLVMSSAGRALSKLDDPVGVIGEFLTYVRGEDVTERETEVVKTVLDRPALEDMS